The region CTTCCCGCTCACACCTAAACAAGTGGAGGATTAATCAAAATAATCCACCTATGGTCTCCTTAATGCCTCTAGGACCAAAGTCAGACTTGGGACTCCAGGAATGTTTTCTTAGACCCAaatggtgtttttttgtttttgttttttgtttcttaagttGTAGAAGAGTTTTCATTATTTGGCAATGCTTAAAATCTGCGAAAATTCACGACCAGATTCCCAGCCTAGCTTAGAAAAATGGGAAGATCCAGCAAAACTTAAAGGATTCTCAAGTGGCAACAAGGACTGCATAatctcccctccctttttttccaTTCTCACTGGAAGCAGGAACTACAGGAACCATCTTTTTATTCCATTGTCTACATTGACATATTTACGGGCAGTGTTTAAAATATGAGTGTTTAAAGGTGTCAACATTATACCAAATGAATCTGAACCTTAAGGGAGGTACCTCTGCAAGAGACATAGCTTTAATTCATTCTGGTTAAAAGCTCTTTAATCCTCCACCGTGTGAATAGAATACAGAATATTAAGCCGTTTTCCTTCTGGTAGAATTTAAAGTGGTtccatctcccctccctctcttccttcctttctttgtcaCTGCAAACAATGAGTACCCGTATCCTTGTCACAGAAAATTGGAAACTGGGCCTGGGTGAAAAGAGCcaagtaaatattttgaatgcCTACTCTGGGCATACATCATCACATAAACAGTGGCTTCTGGACCTAGTTGCTATGCTATTTGAAATCTCCCAAGAAGCTTTCGGTAACTAGCCATCGCAGGGTCCTGCCCCACGTCTCCAGAATCAGAGCCTCTCAGATTGGGGGTCCATGATACCCAGGTATTCTGATGTCACCATCCACAGACTGGTCTCTGGAGACCCCTGGACCCTCCTACCAGCTGTGGGAGGCAGGTGGTTGTTGGTTTGCCAGCGAGCAAATGGAGACGTGAAGTGACTTGACCAGGTTACAGATTTACTGCACAGAGCCAGAACTAGGAACAGAGGTCTCCTGGTTCCCAGTGTTCACGTTCGAGTCTCATTAAGGAAAAAGCTTTGTCCTTTGCTTTGCTAAATACACTTTCAACTTGGGGCTTTCACTCTCCCAGACTGGGAGACTACATTTTTACTTTCACTGGCTTTTAAGActtcggggcttccctgatggctgtcagtaaagaatttccctgcaacgtgggagactggagttcaatccctgggttgggaagatcccatgaagggaatggctacccactccagtattggagaattccatggacagagaagcccggtgggctatagtccatgggggtcacaaagagtcagacactactgagccactaacacacttTCAGGACTTTGGACAGTGGAAAAATCTTGGATCTAGAGCTGGCCAGACCTGGTTTAAATCCTTCCTGACCCTCTAGAAGTGGTTACCACTCAGTTTttctgaggatcaaatgagattaCATCATGTGAGGTGACTCGCGCAGTAGAGAATCCCTTAACAAGAAGCACAGAACACTGATCTCCCTCATTTCATTAATAAGAGTTCATATCGTGTGCTGTTGGCATTTTACATGCATCTCATTTGCTTCTCAAGACAGGTGAGCTGGGTCTGTATTGGTGTTAAAGGTGACAAAACTGAGCTCCAGAAGGCTTAATACCTAACCCCAAAGGCAGCTACAGAAAGAAAACCAGGGGTTTGAACCAGGGTTCTTACTCCAGTCCCTACGATTCACTGTACAAGACACAGATCTTATTCCAGAATTTGCTCATTTCAGCTTTACAGTGAATCGTGTCCTTGGTAAAGCGGTCTTCCACCAAGCAGGGTTCACCCCAAAGACGTGCCCACTGCCTGCTTCAAGGTCACCCCCACCACCCTCCATACAGAGCACAACATCCCAAACCAGCTGTCACCTACACTTTCACCCCTTCCACCCACCAGACTTTCAAGAAACAAGTGAGGAAAAAAGGTCAGTTCCCCAAGGGTaacagagcccaagaaaatcacaTCAAGTTACTATCAGGCCATTTAGTTTATTATTTCACATGAAAGTTAGCAATCAAGGCCACAGTCCTGTTAaacacttccctccccacccgccACAACCCACCCCTACCCTGCTACAAGAACAGAATAGAACACAACAGAATACCACAGTTCAGGCTGAGCCAGGAACACAAAGTGGCTCCAACAAAAACAAGACGGAAACACAAGACATAACATCTTTGAACATATACAAAAATTGCCATGGCCGGTCACAGCTGGTCAAAAGGGAGACCTCAGACCCAAGGCTTTCGGAGGTTCACAACAGCTGTTGCTCTGGCTACATCTTCTGGGCTCTGCTGCAGGAACAGGAAGGGGAGAGTGCTGAGGGGTCTTGGGGGACCCCTTGTCCCACTCTGAAGTTCAGGTTACTGACTGGATGTACTTTGGGTTGGTGGAGATGTCTCAGGCTCCTTTTATCCAGAAGAGACGGACGCAGGGAGACAGTAGGAGCCCTGGCGGCTGCCCCCCAGCCCCAAGCACAAGATAAGGAAGCCAGCCAAGGGGCTGCCCCTTTCCACAAACAGTTCATGGCCCCAGGAGGCAGCACACTTGCATTCACATGGCGTAAAGCCCCACAGCGACCGTGGCCACCAGAAAGCTGAGCGTGAGGACCCATCGCAGGAGAGGTGCCTGGGAGAGGACGCTGGGCTGGTGCTTCCCCCTGGACGCCTTGGCAGGAACCGAgtctgaaagagaagagagatgatGTCAACTCCTGGAGGATGGAAGCAGGGCCATTTGATCTCACAGAAAAATGAGAGCCGCCTCAGCTCGGTCTAGTGAAGTCCCTGCTAGATGCCAACCAGTATAGCCCTCTAGCCACTACTTGGATACCTCCTGAGACAGGGAGCTTGCTTACTTCTCCAAGCTGTCCACTCTTCCATTTTCGGCCAGATTGTGAGAAGTACTCTCCAGGGATACCCAGGGGACCACAATTTGAGAACTGATGTATTAGGGCTGAGTCCCCTCACCCTCACCGGGTAACCTCATTAGGAATGGCCACATTCCAATGTTCCCCGCAAAAGCCCACCAACAGAGGGGTCCATGTATTCCTGGCACAGGTGAGCTATGGTGGCACCAGGAGCAGAGGCCTGAGATGACCTGCCAAGCAGGTGGCCGAgcttcacccctcccctcccttgaCTCCCAAAGCCACACTCTCGCCCACGGGGAGGGAGGGGAATCTGTGGAGCATTCTGGTGCTCTGGAAGTTTCCCACATGTTCTCTCAGCACTACCACCCCCTAGAGAGCTCTTTGAGAGGCCTCAGGGAGGGACTAACCCGAGACAGGACCCTGCATCAACGGCGGGGGAATAACTAGAAGCTGCCCTGGGCCCCGAGCCCCACATCAGGGGGTCTCTGCTAGGGAACCATTAACAGGCCCCCAAGGGACCTAAACTGTCTGTGTCTATGGGGGAGGAAGACTTGCCATGACTTCAGAGTAATCTTTGAATACTCAAAAGTGACCTAGAACCAGTCCACCCCCCCCCGATTCTAGAATTGGGGAGACTGAGGTGCAGAGGGGTCATCCCGGTGGAAGCTGGCTCCACCCCCGACTTCTCATTTAAACCGTGGAGAAGACAGAAGAGTCAGGCGACACCAGAGCCAGACGGCTGGGCCATGTGCCCTCCACACGCTGCCCCCGGGAGGCCCTCACCTTGCGCCTTGCTGCCGGCTCGCCTGTGAAGGTCTGGTGCCTGCGAGGGCTCACGGTCCTTGGCCTTCTGGGTCAGCAGGCCCTGCAACTCCTCAAACAGCTGCAAGAGAACAAAAGGCACGTCTCCATGAAAGGTGGGGCCAGGCCTGCTGATGGGAGGTCTGAGGTTTGGTTGTGAAATAGCAGGACAGGACAGAATCACAGCAAAAATACTGAACATCCAGCTTAAGAGATAAGATGTCACAAGTTCATTAACTCGCCTGCCTGCTTTTCCCCAAATGCTTCCCAGTAATAGCCATTCTGGATGGCCGCTCATGCCCATATGCTGGGTCCCTTTGCAAAGTACCATGTCTTGAGTGGTACCCAAGCAGgcactcaatgctctgtggtacTCATTAGCCAGGGTTACAGACCAGGTCATTGCCGCTCCAGAGATTCAATGGGTGGTGTCTAGCCCAGAGATCAAGTGGCAAGGGCCAGCCCTCTCATGGGGCTCTGGCTCCAAAGCGCCTGTTCTTTCTACACCACCTTTCTGAAAGATACACCTTTTCTCAGAAGACTGACCAGGTCTGCTGGGTATCTTTTAGCGGTATGCAAAGCACGCACATTGCTCAATAGCGAGTGCTATGACCAATCTCTTCTGGGGTCCCAGGCTGGGAATAAGGAGCCAGGAGAGCATAAACTAAGAGCCCAGTTCCCACAGGGCCTCCAGATAGGAGGAGAGTGACAGAATTCTACAACATCAGGGTTAGGAGGAATCTCACCCCCACTGGGAACACCCCCCCGGCTCTGCCTAAGAGATCCGCCTTCAAGGCAAAACCCATCTTCCCCTGGATTTGAGACACTTGTAGATGAGACACTTGTAGAAAGATGGATCATGCCTCCTGGCTGGGCTGAGAGGCCCAGATGGCGTAGGCCAGGTCTGCAGCATCCGTGAGCCCTGCAGTGCCAACCTGGCTACATATGAGCACACAGCCAACTTGTATGTTGTCACGGGGAGTTGTCACAGAATGCCACAATGGTGACGCTCACACTGTACAATAACTGTAGCTAATGTTCAAGGGCTGACCCTGTGACATGCCCTGCTTTGGGGACCTGATTGATTTAAGCAGTCACAACAACTCTGTGAGCTAAGTGCTAttaaatccccattttacagatggggaaactgaagtacAAAGTGATTAAGAAATGGATTTGCCTAAGATCACCCCGCCAGGTAAGTGACAGAACTAGAACCCTGGACCCCAAGCCCCTGCCCTTAACCATGACCCTtgacccctccccgccccccaccctgcgAGAAATGTCCCTGGAAGAGCAACTGGAGTAGGGGTGGCCACGCAGCACAGCCCAGACCCTCACCTGGATGTTGAGCAGGAAGGCGGTCTTGGCCTCATCCAAGACCCTCTGCCGGACCTCGGGGGTCATCTCCAGCGTGTTCATGCGGGAGCGGTACAGCTGCTTGAACTTGGTGGCACTGGCGATATTGGGGAAAGTGAAGAAGGCCAGCCCCTCCCCGGAGCTCGGCAGATTCAGGGCCTTCTGAGCGATCTTCTTGAGAACCTGGCCCCCAGACAGGTCGCCCAGGTAGCGGGTGTAGGCATGGGCCACCAGCAGTTCGGGCTCAGCGCGCCCCACCTCCTGGAGCCGCTGAACATAGCGCTTGGTGGCCTGCGTGTAGGGGATGGTCTCCTGCCAGTGGGCCCCGTACCAGAAGGCCATGTCCTGCTCCAGGGCTGCCTGGCGGTGCAGCTCCTCTGGGAAGTAGAGGGGAGAGTAGACGGGGTTCTCCTTGTTGCGTTcgatctcctcctccagggccacATAGATGTGGTACAAAGACGCCATCACCAGCTGAAACCAGAGCAAGCAGGTCATGATCAGAGCATCCAGCCCCTTCGCACTATCGCCTTCAGAGTCATCCTTGTCACctccccaggctgggctcccacctcctgccagccagagaaactgtcacaggagaaaatcttcatTGTGCACTGTCCGAGCCTAAAAACCTTTTATCACACTGGAAAAAATACGAATCCTCACTTCATCCTTGGAAAAGTGTAACAAAGGAATGgctatgcccattttacagaaaagacactaaggctcagagagggtatgAGACACAGAAGCCACAAAGCTagtaagaaacagaaatggaGCCACGCACAGGCATGGCTTTCTGGAGAAAGTAACCAAATTAAAGTGCTTACAGGAGATGCCAGGCACCTCTCTCTGGCTTGTGACCTCTGGGGATCCATCTGCAGAGCACAGTTCTCCCCAGAAGACCCCTCTGAACCCCATCACCTCTGAACGCTGGGCTGGGGGACAGCCCAGTGCCCCATAGCTCGGGTAACTCCCATTACACATTAATTTTCTAGTTTTGAGTTTGAAAGAGGACAAAGTTTAGATGTTCCAATTGAGGTTTTCAGGTGATTCCTGAGCATTTAATCATTTTTGGGAGCACGGTCTCTCACCAGGGCagaaacccaggcagcctggtaCAGTGCAGCCTGGGTTTTCAACTGTGACCAACCTGGTCCTAACTACGCTCAGCCAGTCCTCAGCTGGGTCGTGGTGGATAAAACCACTCGCCCTCTCTAGGCAATCTGGGGCCCGAGTGACTCTGCACAAGGCAAGCCTTGGTTCCCTTCCTTGCAAAGAAGGGTAATCTGACCACGGAGTGCTGGGGCAGGTGGGCTCTGTCAGGAGGATGACAGAGGGAAAGCACCAGATGCAACCAGGTAGTCAGCACTGAAGTTGGACCGTGGTGATAAAACACACTACCTCCATCAGCACAATCTGAGCGAGCAGTGGGTCCTCTCCTGGGTCTCTGTGCTGACTCTGAACTCAGGGGCCAAGAAGGAAGCTCCAAAGCATACAGTGGCTGGGTATGGGGTACTCCAGTGgccacctccccactcccactgcCCCAATCCCATTACAGCAACTGTACAACAGCTTTttcaggggggtggggggcagaacgAAGGAGTAAGGGCTAGACTCACACCCACAGGACACAACCCAGGGATGTGAGCCCCTTAGAGCTGCATGTTAAATCGCCCTTCACTGAAGCACCTCTCCTGCTGGAAGTAGGAGGCGTCTCCCAATAGCCAAAGGCAGGGTGTCAGAAGTGGTGAGCtgcagctccccacccccactgttcAACCCAAACAAGCCTCTCCTCACGCCCAGCACCTGCCGGGTTCTTTTGTCACATGCTTTCCTTCTTCCTGCGTGAATTTCACAACTGTGCTGAGTAATAGCAAAAATTCATGCCTCAAATACAATGGGCACTTAAGGAAATCATGCTGGGTATTCCCCTTGGTCCAGTAGTTacgactctgtgcttccactgctgggagcatgggttcaatccttggttggaaaactaagagcccacatgctgtgcagtgtggtccaaaaaaaagaaaaccctgccATTGAAAAGTCTTATTTCACAGTGAGGAAAAGGTACCCTGGGGTGGTTAGATGGTCTCGGTAGGTGGGGCGGTTAGATGGTGCTGGTAGCCTTACTATTAGGGAATGGAAGTACTCCAGCTCGAACCCACACTCCCCTCTTAGCTTCAGAGGCAGGTAAGTCCTAGGTCAGAAGCATAAGCTCTGAACCAAGACCAGCCTTGGCTCAATTTTGGCCTCTCCCATTTGCttacaggctgtgtgaccttctGTTAgctacctaacctctctgagccttccctTCCTCATCTTCCTTATCAAAGTTGAAGCACTGATTACAATTAATTGAGTAAAATGCCAAGCATGCACTAGGTGGTCACTTAAGAGTACCCCGCCCCAGCCACTCCACAATACCACACTGCAGGCTGTGAAtctgctgtgtgaccccaggtatGTGACCCCATTTccactctctgagcctcaatgtcATGACCTGTAAAATGATTCCCTTGAACATGCTCATCGGGTCCCTCAGCATCCCCAGGAGCCATACCCACTTATACCACTGCTCTGCACTTTGGGTGCACTCCCACCCAATGCACCCCTGCCAAGGCTGGTACCTCCAGTCCACATACCTTAAAACCTTCTCGGGTCACCTCGCCCTTCTGAAAGTTCTTCATGAACTCGGCATTCTCCGCCTGGGTGTGCACCTCCTTCGTGGCCTCCTTCAGGGCCTCTGACAAATCCTGGGGCATGCTGCAGAGGGGAGGCACAGAGGTGAGCAAGGAGTGGAGAACAGGGCTCTGAGCACAGTCCCTTCCACCGCTGAGCTTCTGAGGGCTACCCCTGCCTGTTTGCAGGACTTAAAAAAGAGAGTTCAGCTTTTATCAGGCTTCTCTGCAGAAACCCATGTTCCCATCTAATACACAGCCACTTTCCCAACTACCTTTAAGATGCAGTCCCAGCCACACTTTTCAGTTATTAAAACACTGTGTAATACGGGTCCCCCAAACCAACAGGAAAGGTCTGGCCAATTATTCTcaatagagaagagaagggagcagcaCCGGTGAGCAGGGTGAACACTCATTCACCTGCAATTGCTTCGACTGGCTTTTAGACCCAAGATTTAACTCATTAACTTTGCTGAGGTTTCAGATACAGATCTCATGATCCCTTGTTAATATTCTGCTCGCAGAAAAGTACTAAAAAAAGTCCAAGTAAAACTCAGGTTTACTCAAAGAAACAGTTCCTTTTGGGGAGTATTTCTGCCTTATGTCCGCATCCACCTCCCACAGGAGTGTCATTTGTCCTTTCTGGCTAGCACTCCTTCAGAAAATCACCCCCTGTTCCGTACATGCTGGTCAAATTCTTGGAAGATGGGAGGAGCCAGACTCAGAGGTGGACAAACCCAGGACCAATTTCCAGCTAGTCAGGAGACCTTGGCTTGCTAGCTGTGAATCTTCTACTATGCCACCCTCATACTGcaagcgtgggctcagtagccgAGGTGATGTGCTCCTTAATTCGGCAGCTAACCAGAGGTGGATGCGGCCAAGAGGAGTCCCCAGTAAGAGAGCCAGGCTCTGTCACCCAGGCTCCAACAGTCGCGGGGATGCCGGATTAAGCAGACCGCTACCTCCAAGTACTCGCACGAgttcaaaaccaaaaccaaagtcGGTCCCACGACAACACTCCCATCGGGTCAGCCACAGGGAGCCAGGCATGTCAATCACCTTTCATCTCTCCAACTGCCCCACCGGGCGGGATTGGCAACCAGCTCCTCCTAACACCAAAGCCCCAAGTGACCGCCCGCCTGTTCAGCGAGGGCGCTTCCTGCTTCCCGGCTCGGTCTCGGGAGCTCTGCGGGAGGAGGGAGCTGCCCTGCCCGGGAGAGGCCGGTCCCCTGACCCGCACTTGCCTGTCGGGCTGCGGGCGCTCCATCCTGCGGCTGCGTAGGTGTAGGGTCGGTGCTGGCTCCGAGAACGCTGGCTCCGACGGCTCAGAAGTGGACCGAGGAGGCGGGAGAGCAACTGTGCCGAGTCCCAACTTCGCCGTCTATTTATCCCCGGGGCGAGTCACGTGGCCGCCGCCCGCCTGCCTTTCCTCACTTTCTGGCCCGACGTTGCAACACCCGCGGGGGCCGGCGCCCCACCCGCCCCTGGCCTGCGGGGGCGGAGGAGGAGCGGTCATATGACCCTTGGAAAACAATCTATTTAAAACAagacgtaaaaaaaaaaaaaaaaaaaacccaacttctGGAAATCTGTGCAGCAGTGTGATTTTGCCCCTTTCAGAGCCTCCAGCCCAGGAATGGTACTTGAATACCCCAGGAATCTGAATGGTTCCGGagagctgggaggcagggctTCTCAGAGCCGGAGGCTTCGGGGCAATGTCAAGAACTCCGTCCCCAGACCCTGTCTACAGACCCCCGCACCAGCCTGCTCCCTAATTGTCACCTCCTTCTGGGACCCTCAGCAGGCAGCCTGCTTCCTCATGTTTCCTttggcctttttttctttcttgagcacctactaaatGCTTAAGATGGTACTGTTTTCATAGTTCATCCCTACAGTTACCCTCTGAGGTAGATCtcaccattttacagagaaaatgaggctcggtggtgggtgggggcagggattaAGTGGCACGACCGTGGACACACATAAAGCAGGAAGACGGGACCCAAACTCCAGGTCTCTGCCTGTCTCCTTCAGGCCCTGTTAGCACTTGGTTCCCAGCTGGACAATGATGTTGGTCATCCAGACCACCTCCCTGCTCACCTGCACAGGGCCATCTTCAGGGCTCATTGAGTCTGAGTTATCTCATCCTCATgactcaaatg is a window of Odocoileus virginianus isolate 20LAN1187 ecotype Illinois chromosome 23, Ovbor_1.2, whole genome shotgun sequence DNA encoding:
- the HMOX1 gene encoding heme oxygenase 1; this encodes MERPQPDSMPQDLSEALKEATKEVHTQAENAEFMKNFQKGEVTREGFKLVMASLYHIYVALEEEIERNKENPVYSPLYFPEELHRQAALEQDMAFWYGAHWQETIPYTQATKRYVQRLQEVGRAEPELLVAHAYTRYLGDLSGGQVLKKIAQKALNLPSSGEGLAFFTFPNIASATKFKQLYRSRMNTLEMTPEVRQRVLDEAKTAFLLNIQLFEELQGLLTQKAKDREPSQAPDLHRRAGSKAQDSVPAKASRGKHQPSVLSQAPLLRWVLTLSFLVATVAVGLYAM